From a region of the Phragmites australis chromosome 21, lpPhrAust1.1, whole genome shotgun sequence genome:
- the LOC133902886 gene encoding probable LRR receptor-like serine/threonine-protein kinase At3g47570 yields MESTRWLRQLAPLTFIVLLLFTTTSHSISTNNDLATLLSFRSLIIKDPLRALSSWNALGNSTSNGTHGFCRWAGVTCRGGLYPDRVTSLHLRGLGLVGAISPLLGNLTRLRVLDLSDNKLEGEIPPSLGNCFALRKLNLSANLLSGTIPSTMGHLSKLVILNIRNNNISGLVPSSFANLTALTFFSISDNYVHGEIPPWLGNLTVLTHLNIAVNMMGGHVPPVLAKLTYLEYLTIAVNKFDGVIQPSLFNISSLEVLDLGSNQLSGSLPPDMGFTLPNLREFFAFYNKFEGKIPASLSNISLLGGLVFHGNRFRGPIPPNVGIYGLLTDFDVGNNELEATKPRDWDFLTSLANCSNLIHFNLQLNNLSGVLPNTISNLSQELQYMGLGGNQIAGHIPTGIGRYHKLTNLEFADNLFTGTIPSDIGKLSNLHELVLFQNRFHGEIPSSLDNITQLNLFQLSTNYLEGKIPVSLGNLSKLTSFDISNNRLSGQIPQEIINISSLTQLFDLSNNVLSGHISPQIGHLVNLGTIDLSSNKLSGEIPNTLGGCLELQFLYLEGNLLQGQIPKDLSALRGLEVLDLSDNKLSGPIPEFLESFHLLRSLNLSFNQLSGPVPKKGIFSNASSVSLAGNNALCGGPLFFHFPACPSLAPVSPARHQLLEILIFSVVGASVFVIICTAACYCVKKIRAGPGSPNRDLGSTFLTVIYQRISYAELHVATDSFSSQNLIGRGSFSSVYKGTLSCGVVAVKVLDLRQRGASSGFMSECNALKRIQHRKLVKVITVCDSLDHNGVEFKALVLEFISNGSLDEWLHPSIESTENTHGILNVVQRLNIALDVAEALEYLHHHINPSIVHCDIKPSNILLDDDMIAHVGDFGLAKIMNAEASVHCLSESSSVRIKGTIGYLAPEYGIGTGISTEGDIFSYGVLLLEILTGRRPTDASFYDATSLPKYVETAFPDKLLEIMDSSMPHNGNIKEIIELFVAPVSRLGLACCRDSPRQRMKMGEVVKELTAIKKACERKFGPFVDQ; encoded by the exons ATGGAGAGCACACGCTGGCTCCGGCAGCTTGCTCCTCTCACCTTCATCGTCCTCCTGTTATTCACCACCACCTCTCACTCCATTAGCACCAACAATGACCTCGCCACACTCCTGTCGTTCAGATCCCTCATAATCAAGGACCCCTTGCGCGCACTGTCCTCCTGGAATGCCCTCGGCAACAGCACCTCAAATGGCACCCATGGTTTCTGCAGATGGGCTGGGGTGACATGCAGGGGCGGCCTCTACCCTGACCGTGTCACCTCCTTGCACCTACGAGGACTTGGCCTCGTCGGTGCCATCTCTCCGCTCCTCGGCAACCTAACCCGTCTACGTGTGCTTGATCTCTCGGACAACAAGCTGGAAGGTGAGATCCCTCCTAGCCTTGGCAACTGCTTCGCACTCCGCAAGCTAAACTTGAGCGCTAATCTCTTGTCCGGAACCATTCCTTCCACCATGGGGCACTTGTCAAAGCTTGTTATTCTGAATATCCGCAACAACAATATCTCTGGTCTTGTCCCCTCTTCATTTGCAAACCTCACAGCACTCACTTTTTTTAGTATTTCTGATAACTATGTTCATGGGGAGATTCCACCATGGCTTGGGAATTTGACCGTACTGACACATTTGAACATTGCTGTGAATATGATGGGTGGCCATGTCCCACCGGTTTTGGCAAAGCTAACTTACCTTGAATATCTTACTATAGCAGTCAATAAGTTTGATGGTGTCATACAACCATCCTTGTTTAACATTTCGTCCCTTGAGGTCCTCGATCTTGGCTCAAACCAGCTGTCAGGTTCTCTACCTCCAGATATGGGTTTTACGCTTCCCAATCTAAGAGAATTTTTTGCATTCTACAACAAGTTTGAAGGCAAAATCCCAGCTTCGTTGTCAAATATCTCTCTGCTTGGAGGGTTGGTCTTCCATGGAAACAGATTCCGAGGCCCAATCCCACCAAATGTTGGTATATATGGCCTTTTGACGGACTTTGATGTGGGTAACAATGAGCTCGAAGCTACAAAGCCAAGGGATTGGGATTTTCTAACTTCCTTAGCTAACTGCAGCAACTTAatacacttcaatcttcaactaAATAACCTTTCCGGCGTTTTGCCAAATACAATTTCCAATCTCTCACAAGAGCTTCAATACATGGGATTAGGAGGAAATCAGATTGCTGGGCATATACCAACAGGAATAGGGAGGTATCACAAACTAACAAATCTTGAGTTTGCCGATAACCTCTTTACAGGGACCATCCCTTCAGATATTGGAAAGCTCTCTAACCTACACGAGCTGGTGCTATTTCAAAATAGGTTCCATGGGGAGATTCCATCATCACTAGACAATATCACTCAGTTGAATTTGTTTCAGCTGTCTACCAACTATCTGGAAGGTAAAATTCCAGTATCTCTTGGCAATCTTAGCAAGTTAACCTCCTTTGATATCTCCAATAATCGCTTGAGTGGGCAAATCCCACAAGAGATCATCAACATTTCCTCTCTCACCCAATTATTTGACCTTTCCAACAATGTATTAAGCGGTCACATTTCTCCACAAATCGGACACTTGGTCAACCTTGGCACAATTGATCTCTCGTCAAATAAATTATCAGGTGAAATTCCCAACACCCTTGGTGGTTGCCTTGAATTGCAGTTCCTGTACTTGGAAGGCAACCTCCTCCAAGGACAAATCCCGAAAGATCTCAGTGCGCTGAGAGGCCTAGAAGTGTTGGATCTATCTGACAACAAATTATCAGGACCCATCCCTGAATTCCTTGAGAGCTTCCACCTTCTAAGAAGCCTGAACCTTTCATTCAACCAACTATCTGGTCCAGTACCAAAGAAGGGCATCTTCTCCAATGCAAGTTCTGTATCACTCGCAGGTAACAATGCACTCTGTGGAGGCCCTCTATTCTTTCATTTCCCGGCATGCCCATCTCTAGCTCCTGTGAGCCCTGCACGACATCAACTGCTGGAGATCTTGATCTTTTCTGTTGTGGGAGCATCTGTCTTTGTTATAATTTGCACTGCTGCATGTTACTGCGTCAAGAAGATAAGAGCAGGCCCAGGTAGTCCTAATCGAGATCTTGGCAGTACATTTCTGACTGTGATATATCAGAGGATATCATATGCCGAGTTGCATGTGGCAACAGATTCATTCTCTTCACAAAATTTGATCGGTCGTGGAAGCTTCAGTAGTGTATATAAGGGAACTTTGTCTTGTGGTGTAGTGGCAGTGAAGGTACTTGATCTCCGACAACGAGGAGCCAGCAGTGGCTTCATGTCAGAGTGCAATGCCCTCAAAAGGATTCAACATCGTAAACTAGTCAAAGTTATTactgtgtgtgatagcttggaccacaatggtgttgaattcAAGGCCCTTGTGTTGGAGTTTATCTCTAACGGAAGCCTGGATGAATGGTTACATCCAAGCATAGAAAGCACTGAGAACACACATGGGATACTAAATGTGGTGCAAAGGTTGAACATTGCTCTTGATGTTGCGGAAGCACTGGAGTATCTTCACCATCATATTAACCCTTCTATTGTTCACTGTGATATTAAACCAAGTAACATCCTTCTTGATGATGATATGATTGCTCATGTTGGTGATTTTGGTTTAGCAAAGATAATGAATGCAGAAGCAAGCGTGCATTGCTTAAGTGAAAGTAGCTCTGTTAGAATTAAAGGCACAATTGGGTATCTTGCACCAG AGTATGGCATCGGAACTGGAATTTCTACCGAAGGGGACATATTCAGCTACGGTGTGCTACTGCTAGAGATTCTTACTGGTAGAAGGCCAACTGACGCATCGTTTTATGATGCTACAAGCCTTCCCAAGTATGTTGAGACAGCCTTTCCTGATAAGCTACTGGAAATAATGGACAGTAGCATGCCACACAATGGAAACATCAAAGAGATAATAGAGTTGTTCGTTGCTCCTGTTTCAAGGCTTGGTCTAGCTTGTTGTAGAGACTCTCCAAGGCAGAGAATGAAGATGGGCGAGGTAGTGAAAGAATTGACAGCCATAAAGAAGGCATGCGAGCGTAAATTTGGTCCATTTGTTGATCAGTAA